In Leishmania panamensis strain MHOM/PA/94/PSC-1 chromosome 6 sequence, the following proteins share a genomic window:
- a CDS encoding Qb-SNARE protein, putative (TriTrypDB/GeneDB-style sysID: LpmP.06.0780) produces MKRAIRTLEQIQLRLASDTATASSGGGGHRAGVTAEQRCAAEAAKQQQLAKLTPYKQAEYCCLECVAELREALRDVEELEDALGRGPSGSVTRSREEKETEDVVGEDDDEDTKLLCRREGRSGSSRSTDTALLEQELARRRQQARRAHQHLQQLQREAARLASTAAATAPAVTSSAAVTPTPSAALEALEWQRALPHVERAKRWYREVFRIHVVSSLNDPVLQLNRPAQPQQSMGSMAYFGRGANAVPSSVTAAAVFSPPSAQAPSGGSAVGRVSTQEGSEARADGGGAAVSTVSPMHVLRSAREDAEFREFFASVQANDALIDAAMDRLSDGVGRLLENALGVRDELAVQEALLQQAEASVEANEAHLMQMNRRLRRAIRDTEDSSICMYVVCLLLLLLVLGLLLHVVS; encoded by the coding sequence atgaaGCGCGCCATCCGAACACTCGAACAGATTCAACTACGCTTAGCGAGTGACACGGCGACCGCctccagcggtggcggcggccaccgcgcCGGAGTCACCGctgagcagcgctgcgctgccgaggcagccaagcagcagcaactggcAAAGTTGACGCCGTACAAGCAGGCCGAGTACTGCTGCCTCGAATGCGTCGCAGAATTGCGAGAAGCCCTGCGCGATgtcgaggagctggaggacgcGTTGGGACGTGGACCCAGTGGTAGCGTCACTCGCtcgagggaggagaaggagactGAAGATGTTGTGGgcgaggacgatgacgagGACACAAAGCTGCTCTGCCGACGTGAAGGGCGCTCAGGGTCGTCGCGGTCCACCGATACCGCTCTGCTAGAGCAGGAGCTTGCTCGTAGGAGGCAGCAAGCAAGGCGTGCGCATCAGcaccttcagcagcttcagcgTGAAGCTGCACGACTCGCCTCCACGGCCGCTGCTACGGCACCGGCAGTTACGtcctccgctgccgtcacACCAACTCCAtccgcagcgctggaggcaCTTGAGTGGCAGCGCGCCCTGCCGCACGTAGAGCGGGCGAAGCGGTGGTATCGTGAAGTGTTTCGCATTCATGTAGTGTCGTCTCTGAACGAtccggtgctgcagctgaacAGACCCGCACAGCCGCAACAGTCGATGGGCAGCATGGCGTACTTCGGCAGAGGCGCCAATGCCGTCCCGTCATCTGtgactgctgccgctgtgttctctcccccttcggCACAGGCGCCGAGTGGCGGGAGCGCTGTCGGGCGGGTGAGCACACAGGAAGGCAGTGAGGCACGCGcagacggcggtggtgccgctgtgtCGACTGTATCGCCAATGCATGTGCTCCGCAGCGCCCGTGAAGATGCGGAGTTTCGCGAGTTCTTTGCCTCTGTGCAGGCTAACGACGCGCTTATCGACGCGGCTATGGATCGCCTCAGCGACGGCGTTGGCCGACTCCTGGAGAACGCGCTTGGGGTGCGGGACGAGCTggcggtgcaggaggcgctgctgcagcaggctgAGGCGTCTGTAGAGGCGAACGAGGCGCACCTCATGCAGATgaaccgccgcctccgccgcgccatTCGCGACACGGAGGATTCGTCGATCTGCATGTATGTTGTGTGCCTGCTCTTGCTTCTACTTGTGCTTGGGTTGCTGTTGCATGTCGTGAGCTGA
- a CDS encoding hypothetical protein (TriTrypDB/GeneDB-style sysID: LpmP.06.0770), which translates to MRQILPSLMTMPPVPEADLLTGAMAATAAPAGVTSITVSGSDATVKRSDPESGADSQSADTARGIRHAATFAHPSFPPQSLPRASRQSTHEASPVSADVPKWYRVCGTGTVPWTEPLAEAVLLMCNRLNVEVRHLWIARAALLYLASVEGKDCADARQPLPTTLGATPSSLTRTLASALKDKAQLALALMRTLDRNRRQSRLTREVLRPVAMRSALRLRAKQNGAASAGGLGGCDGGGGAAAAVAASVGPKRGDTRVSGMDGDGKVPTPASLAPHGAATLMPQHASSFVNLERYLADKLLPLLYGEFVHYCHAVEQWRDNNLRAATQSTVAAATVAADTAAAAAAAPAASRLYQHAPSPGALDDRAFLPNISRSDLETFSLLSAVLHRAIGLHGVVRCGDEVHFDLNEHSPDAYTPVGPRSLGIVSGLSGDVGPSADHPPCGRERPRGLLPAAGSVGALPPPRSPQCQPAIPLRSFRITIEAVAARLDAAGGPHTGALESIASGGVRPYGMDGYAIQIDSPPPFVPPHSATGAGVSRSPSDGSSGRFLSSSSSSSTLRFGRPAAPSPARSPRAFSATAPSPAAGHKEHSDGSKGQDGATRSSGAPHTTTTTAPLSFKAFGNFNVDGFLPILSLCLHDYSFHLFLTAAADDTRARDVVRCATGNTSSVSPATAAEVSALVEEDVSALAAAVSRLLLLGVYWAPLCRTYQLPAVLALFARVATSEPTHTNPEESASAAAAATMASLHPALSPPTAASLSTGATPVPLDTMVLRRVRGTLLPPSDSLATPSSPFVQQLCRLAYSSGCYMERVNFDTFARLTSILDRVLSQWPMQHADVTAAASTCSLSDTTNAGFGGASGDGVSGSGGVAAATAATVSSGGELLLSAAATSGQSRDTVARAAGTMSVTGTVGTAVSHAKGSCAVFCAPPAAGMAVLHFFTPIAESFWSRERGRTMWQSIPRRTRQHLTATSSVPFGRAREKGFLGFNTYTYPYTQLRVSVPHVAGDTTASPDGVRDVLPMPLYVLRQMGMNVGGAERTSTPDELLRVYQTSERVESYMAVLNGVGCATAARPFICEYLRSDFMWRAIPNDAFAPLVTAVMELELTSMAVPELLSLSGSLEDSAGPKHHHTASSSLPGRLSGCLSPQTMMSLNARVEPHELRLLTADNEDTRTLYEETDVRKLLETVVTDSRHGGGKLPLLRFTLRRISRSGCVLESPPSSTTTSAAGPHTDGPGGTASLFTLRPAPHQGAEGARKLKRFPGTPTCHSFEWMADLLWEPAYSRSSDESARLPLAALPPILRAMTLLAEAERRVDGASPGSRTCYSGPESLNVHNVELILRMAYRLLFDTVAEASAGAEPPTVVSLEALVTLYLSLTSVASQWGAASSPMRAEHSHVATPKPAEKPPVAGERVREGGGGTRSSGLVFMSLAVECCLAHCEDALRPRLMAIAHDTLVSGMDDAAPMKRESVATDLRALLQLAVLAEGLLPCLANMSVPVTAAAGASVNELIHRQLFRELGASLREASLQKIAGEVSRMLWWVTRRAHAEVNVEGALPLPPLTSWAETLLQQEISAKRLPMADRAITAADATAVPSAASWCSGMGRQSFDLFEWALLPFYAKLEARQNVSNSAASAMTVDRTSAAPPRPPPTPAPMLDDFLFLEDAYSEPAAELATHVWPPQSSSHGLATGFSSGATTGGAKVSSDGSTTAFYPSGPSAAPHTATLEAALHALPFQCDSFHVLLHIVRQLFLSHPVLLSTAPEAVLYYELRTARTAADDEKRITDTSIGASAPEHIYAATVGRKAWATLPVQRAELPHGLRQRYVDTLFRFFKRLVHHHSCTAEELVELLHLLWLADPHASHVTSSGLSSSSTTVSTSQWPSLFAHCSSFVKASLAELDAAAAMRDTSDSFKGDNDPGASSSLLRSVPEVLQTVYRTAHYGLAKSITVKSREMHWISVNAAALHPRSVVFFLQCLNTVVRGLGEHRQQRVSAPQSLSMPRLQHHEQQERTHHSLSCSHRSALELFQPFIICASITGEPMAGVAKLCYVPLMLEALSQMDPKLLLVVIQTVFTGAAWSGEGGRDQHDDGGGGGGGAVNSRREVTSAGSGHFYRKALAGSQTGLGSTRMREKGHIQSTRPSVAGGLQTSQRLSESIAATMAALLMVASYAQASSRVWVPSGGAGGDEDADSTVATTPATPQRIPLARIGRAQRSALIFLRSSLFELLSLARSRHPLQCVSAFTVVQVMQLTVVQESPRLARLLEWILLSQLLPPVLRVERDIFPAATNRPPRCGSGYVATPSATLPKFSTPTSTAATPARHDSLKKYGVTITEDTIGRMRFPATHQSVLLLRLLPVQCWRSLLHRNVCWPRYRGYSLQVSSRRLRSPVVTRGETHTADTARDRSIAKWNEVRSSLASLLLSLDVESIECLVAEAMGPMVLLVVTTELLRVVARQRTCSGDNLTTLRKDAEGLTRAVGATLRSTPHADDCQLSKADKGPASIAEPSGAANDTPSPAALTSYEAVHCYASPGSVLTDEAVQPWLKAACNVIDQLASTRHTDFVAVLEREAAWQRRVTEASTYQGGATEDIPLGVYKQTAVEAMKAMRAVVGATRGGAPEDAAPVLDIGEDGLAEVSDIGDSGEGHERASLGASAGAAVTRDDLSALGSSGGGGATTMGFVATKTTVQDSGVNRWLGDSDKVAAQPLVLDWRPIAEFMRVVRQVDPGISQRQVRLEWWMRQPALATGALVETPVAQSASLAEAALVSRVDDAHDVLHNAISATLQHTRQHWQAADRVDGVQPLLVMNLRDALNIYPSNEQNVCSGDDSAAGGQLAIPMCEDGAAEAASRLGASAAQGIIRDSVEVVEQTRWLEYGADSSVFVDGSSDPATSLSGFATTVVLGLARPCSALSVSSIHSASTTSSAATVDEHKRRRLVLLRRAGVLASVQEMEQRYRAHRLSGAMWRDGTVASEGACEANFWRQKSQQLQREMLRCIFGGDDSTAGALQRSHASDSGVASKDSAGASGEEVASAAGQSRMNRCMSYLERSARHRLQLLRCNDLAQLLLLLLTSATSAASPPQGAQDGMKEDTDVSPSLRGLQIRVVMDTMAELLPSASTGELMQVALALLKLSISATTLTGTASTDVTTPQLLHEVHLEARRLLANVAVLVANDVERFTLHELLWLITRLHTPCIRAAPAVAVPPHAQTTQQGDSEAAGWRKTHRRPTHDRLLGDEPLDVSMSYVSVAVARAIRVGIEGSSAPTGGERGDNADADDEDDDGTGGSCDEAAALDGDVSVHAQSVAPVTVAQWVNAVAAAERLQGRSHLCLVLRLVERSAV; encoded by the coding sequence ATGCGTCAAATCCTGCCGTCGCTAATGACAatgccgccggtgccggaGGCGGATCTGCTGACGGGGGCCatggcggcaacagcagctcctgctgggGTGACATCGATAACAGTATCAGGGAGCGACGCCACAGTCAAGCGAAGTGACCCGGAATCGGGGGCGGACAGTCAAAGTGCCGACACTGCGCGCGGAATCCGCCACGCGGCGACGTTCGCCcacccttctttccctcctcaaTCTCTGCCGCGTGCGTCTCGTCAAAGCACGCACGAGGCGTCTCCGGTCAGTGCAGATGTGCCCAAGTGGTACAGGGTGTGCGGCACGGGGACCGTGCCGTGGACGGAGCCGCTTGCGGAGGCAGTGCTACTGATGTGCAACAGGCTTAATGTCGAGGTGCGTCACCTGTGGATTGcgcgagcggcgctgctctacCTTGCGTCCGTAGAAGGGAAGGACTGCGCCGATGCCCGGCAACCGCTGCCCACGACGTTGGGCGCCACCCCGAGCAGCCTCACGCGCACGCTAGCGAGTGCCCTTAAGGACAAGGCACAGCTAGCGCTCGCGCTGATGAGGACGCTGGACCGGAATCGTCGGCAGAGTCGCCTGACacgcgaggtgctgcggccgGTGGCAATGCGGTCCGCCCTGCGCTTACGCGCAAAGCAAAATGGCGCGGCATCTGCTGGCGGACTCGGTGgctgtgatggtggtggtggtgctgctgccgctgtggcagcgaGCGTGGGGCCAAAGCGCGGTGATACCCGTGTTTCTGGCATGGATGGCGACGGCAAAGTGCCCACACCCGCATCATTGGCACCGCACGGAGCTGCCACGCTCATGCCCCAGCATGCGAGCTCCTTTGTGAATCTTGAGCGCTACCTTGCCGATAAGTTATTGCCGCTACTCTACGGCGAGTTTGTTCACTACTGCCACGCCGTTGAGCAGTGGCGCGACAACAACCTCCGTGCAGCAACTCAGAgcactgtggcggcggcaacggtggccgctgacacagcagcagcagcagcagcagcaccagctgcttCACGACTATATCAGCACGCTCCCAGCCCGGGCGCACTGGACGATCGCGCGTTCTTGCCTAACATTTCGCGCTCTGATCTTGAAACATTTTCGCTGCTCTCGGCGGTACTGCACCGGGCGATCGGCCTGCACGGCGTCgtgcgctgcggcgacgaggTTCACTTCGACTTGAACGAGCACAGCCCTGATGCGTACACCCCCGTGGGACCGAGGTCTCTCGGGATCGTCAGCGGCCTGAGCGGTGATGTGGGGCCATCTGCCGACCACCCCCCATGCGGACGAGAGCGGCCGCGCGGGTTACTGCCCGCTGCGGGATCTGTTGgcgcactgccaccgccgaggaGTCCGCAGTGCCAACCGGCAATTCCGCTGCGTTCATTCCGCATCACGATTGAGGCTGTTGCCGCACGGCTGGATGCGGCTGGCGGGCCCCACACTGGTGCGCTGGAGTCGATCGCATCTGGAGGTGTGCGGCCGTATGGGATGGACGGTTACGCGATACAAATCGATTCCCCACCACCGTTTGTGCCGCCGCACTCCGCGACAGGCGCTGGGGTTTCCCGGTCACCCagtgacggcagcagcggtcgattcctgtcgtcgtcgtcgtcatcgtccaCATTGAGGTTTGGTAGGCCTGCAGCGCCCTCTCCTGCGCGATCACCGCGTGCGTTCTCGGCtacggcgccgtcgccggcggCCGGACACAAGGAGCACAGCGATGGTAGCAAGGGCCAAGACGGTGCGacgagaagcagcggagcaccgcacacgacgacgacgacggcgccactgTCGTTCAAAGCCTTCGGAAACTTCAACGTCGATGGTTTTTTGCCTATTCTCAGCTTATGCCTCCACGACTACTCTTTCCATCTCTTCCtgacagctgcagcagacgacACCCGCGCCCGTGATGTGGTGAGGTGCGCAACCGGCAACACCAGTTCTGTAAgtccagcgacagcggcggaggtCAGCGCATTGGTCGAGGAAGACGTGTCggcgctcgctgccgccgtctcgaggctcctcctcctcggtgtgTACTGGGCACCACTTTGCCGGACGTACCAGCTGCCCGCAGTGTTGGCGCTTTTCGCTCGCGTGGCGACATCGGAGCCGACCCACACCAATCCAGAAGAAagcgcgtcagcagcagcagcagcaacaatgGCTAGTTTGCACCCTGCTTTGTCTCCACCCACTGCCGCCTCACTGAGTACAGGGGCGACACCGGTGCCACTGGACACGATGGTTCTTCGGCGAGTCCGAGGTACGCTTCTGCCCCCAAGTGACAGTCTTgcgacgccgtcgtcgccgttcgttcagcagctgtgccgcctGGCATACTCGAGCGGCTGCTACATGGAGAGGGTAAACTTTGACACATTTGCGCGCCTCACCAGCATTCTCGATCGAGTGCTATCCCAGTGGCCGATGCAGCATGCCGACGTGACCGCTGCAGCCTCGACGTGCTCCCTCAGCGATACCACCAATGCAGGCTTTGGTGGCGcaagcggcgacggcgtgagcggcagcggtggtgtcgctgctgcaacggCCGCCACAGTGTCCAGCGGTGGAGAGTTGTTGTTATCTGCCGCGGCAACCTCGGGTCAGAGTCGTGACACGGTTGCCCGAGCAGCCGGCACAATGTCAGTGACCGGTACTGTCGGTACGGCGGTATCCCATGCAAAGGGGTCGTGCGCCGTCTTCTGTGCCCCACCGGCAGCTGGGATGGCCGTGTTGCACTTTTTCACCCCGATCGCGGAGAGTTTCTGGTCTCGAGAGCGCGGGCGGACGATGTGGCAATCTATCCCCAGGCGAACAAGGCAGCACCTGACCGCCACGTCCAGCGTCCCTTTCGGGCGCGCGCGTGAGAAGGGATTCTTAGGATTTAACACCTACACCTACCCATACACACAACTGCGGGTGTCCGTGCCGCATGTCGCCGGTGACACTACGGCGTCCCCGGATGGGGTTCGTGACGTACTGCCGATGCCCCTCTACGTACTGCGGCAAATGGGAATGAATGTTGGGGGTGCCGAGCGCACGAGCACGCCGGATGAGCTGCTAAGGGTGTACCAGACGAGCGAGCGCGTGGAGTCGTACATGGCGGTGCTGAACGGTGTCGGCTGCGCTACGGCGGCGCGCCCGTTTATCTGTGAGTATCTGAGAAGCGATTTTATGTGGCGCGCAATCCCGAATGACGCTTTCGCGCCGCTCGTGACGGCTGTGATGGAGTTGGAGTTGACCAGCATGGCGGTACCGGAGCTTTTATCGCTGAGCGGCAGTCTGGAGGACAGCGCTGGGCCAAAGCATCACCACACCGCCAGCTCGAGCCTGCCGGGCCGCCTTAGTGGATGCTTGTCGCCGCAAACAATGATGAGTTTGAATGCGCGCGTCGAACCCCACGAGCTGCGACTCCTGACGGCAGACAATGAGGATACTCGTACTCTGTACGAGGAGACCGATGTTCGCAAGCTGCTAGAGACGGTTGTCACGGACTCTCGTCACGGTGGTGGCAAGCTACCACTTCTCCGCTTCACGCTGCGCCGGATCAGTAGGAGCGGTTGTGTGTTGGaatcgccgccgtcgtcgacgacgacaagCGCAGCGGGTCCACACACTGATGGTCCAGGCGGTACCGCGTCACTGTTTACCCTCCGACCCGCTCCCCATCAAGGCGCTGAGGGGGCTCGAAAATTGAAACGCTTTCCCGGAACACCGACGTGCCACAGCTTTGAATGGATGGCAGACTTGCTGTGGGAGCCCGCCTACTCAAGGTCATCCGATGAGAGCGCGCGACTGCCACTGGCAGCCCTCCCGCCGATACTTCGAGCTatgacgctgctggcggaaGCGGAGCGCCGTGTTGATGGCGCCTCACCTGGCAGTAGGACGTGTTACTCAGGGCCAGAGTCCCTGAACGTTCACAATGTAGAGCTCATCTTGCGGATGGCTTACCGATTACTGTTCGACACCGTTGCTGAGGCTTCAGCTGGTGCTGAGCCACCTACAGTGGTGTCACTGGAGGCCCTCGTGACGCTGTACCTGAGCCTTACTAGCGTCGCGAGTCAGTGGGGGGCTGCTTCGTCGCCCATGCGAGCCGAGCACTCGCATGTCGCGACGCCCAAACCGGCGGAGAAGCCTCCTGTCGCGGGTGAGCGAGTGCGcgagggtggaggtgggaCTCGGTCATCGGGCCTGGTGTTCATGTCGCTGGCAGTGGAGTGCTGTTTGGCGCACTGCGAAGATGCGCTGCGACCGCGGCTGATGGCGATCGCACATGACACGCTCGTTAGCGGCATGGATGACGCCGCGCCCATGAAGCGTGAAAGCGTAGCAACTGACTTGCGGGcattgctgcagctggcggtgctggcggaaGGGCTCCTGCCGTGCCTGGCAAATATGTCCGTGCCggtgacagcggcagcgggtgcATCGGTCAACGAGCTTATCCATCGGCAGCTGTTTCGTGAGTTGGGAGCGAGTTTGCGcgaggcgtcgctgcagaaAATTGCGGGAGAAGTGTCGAGGATGCTGTGGTGGGTCACACGGCGCGCGCACGCGGAGGTGAACGTAGAAGgcgcgctgccactgccaccccTGACCTCGTGGGCTGAGACACTTCTGCAGCAGGAGATCAGCGCAAAGCGACTGCCGATGGCTGACCGCGCCATtaccgctgctgatgctacCGCCGTGCCATCGGCGGCGTCGTGGTGCTCAGGCATGGGCCGCCAGAGCTTTGACCTCTTTGAGTGGGCGCTACTGCCATTTTACGCGAAGCTGGAAGCACGTCAGAACGTCTCCAACTCCGCCGCGTCCGCCATGACAGTCGATAGGACTtcggctgcgccgccgcggccacctCCGACGCCAGCGCCCATGTTGGACGACTTCCTGTTTCTGGAAGATGCTTACAGCGAGCCTGCTGCTGAGCTTGCTACACATGTGtggccgccgcagtcgtCTTCGCATGGACTTGCCACCGGCTTCTCCTCGGGAGCCACCACGGGTGGCGCTAAGGTCAGCAGCGACGGAAGCACGACAGCGTTCTATCCCAGTGGCCcatccgcagcgccgcacacgGCGACGCTCGAAGCTGCTCTCCACGCCCTGCCATTTCAGTGCGACTCATTTCACGTCCTCCTGCACATTGTCCGGCAGCTGTTCCTGTCGCACCCGGTCCTGCTGTCTACTGCACCCGAGGCCGTGCTCTACTATGAGCTGCGCACTGCCCGTACTGCGGCCGACGATGAGAAACGCATCACGGATACATCTATAGGTGCTTCAGCACCGGAACACATTTATGCGGCGACGGTAGGACGGAAGGCGTGGGCAACTTTGCCGGTGCAACGAGCGGAGTTACCACAcggcctgcggcagcgctacGTCGACACCCTCTTCCGTTTCTTCAAGCGACttgtgcaccaccacagctgcaccgcagaagagctggtggagctgctccACCTACTGTGGCTGGCTGACCCACATGCTTCCCACGTCACTTCCTCGGGtctgtcgtcgtcatcgacGACAGTGTCGACGTCCCAGTGGCCGAGCCTCTTTgctcactgcagcagctttgTGAAGGCGTCGCTGGCTGAGttggatgctgctgctgcaatgCGCGACACTAGTGACAGCTTTAAGGGTGACAACGACCCCGGAGCATCATCTTCACTGCTCCGGAGCGTGCCGGAGGTGCTTCAAACCGTGTACCGTACAGCTCACTATGGCCTCGCCAAGAGCATCACGGTCAAGTCGCGAGAGATGCACTGGATCTCAGTCAACGCCGCGGCTCTTCACCCACGATCGGTGGTGTTCTTTCTGCAGTGCCTTAACACCGTAGTCAGAGGCCTGGGAGAgcatcgtcagcagcgcgtctCCGCGCCGCAGTCGCTGTCGATGCCGCGGTTGCAGCAccacgagcagcaggagcgaaCACATCATTCGTTAAGCTGCTCGCACAGGAGCGCACTTGAGTTGTTTCAGCCCTTCATTATTTGCGCCTCCATCACCGGAGAGCCGATGGCTGGAGTGGCAAAGCTGTGCTATGTGCCGTTGATGCTGGAGGCTTTAAGCCAGATGGACCCGAAGCTGTTGCTCGTCGTTATTCAGACCGTGTTCACTGGAGCAGCGTGGTCCGGTGAGGGTGGAAGGGATCAGcatgacgacggcggcggcggtggtggtggcgctgtcaACAGCCGGCGTGAAGTAACAAGTGCAGGGAGTGGGCACTTTTATCGTAAGGCGCTCGCTGGCTCACAGACAGGGCTAGGCAGCACGCGGATGCGCGAAAAAGGCCACATCCAGTCCACTCGCCCGTCCGTTGCTGGAGGCCTGCAGACTTCACAGCGACTTTCAGAGAGCATTGCAGCAacgatggcagcgctgctgatggtggcCAGCTATGCGCAGGCCTCGTCAAGGGTGTGGGTCCCgagcggaggagcaggaggtgaCGAAGATGCTGATTCGACCGTGGCCACCACACCCGCCACACCGCAACGTATACCGTTGGCGCGCATCGGCAGAGCGCAGCGTTCTGCACTCATTTTCCTTCGCAGTTCACTTTTCGAGCTCCTCTCTCTGGCCCGCTCGCGCCACccgctgcagtgcgtgtCTGCATTCACAGTTGTTCAGGTAATGCAGCTGACGGTGGTGCAGGAGAGCCCGCGACTGGCGAGGTTGCTGGAGTGGATACTCTTGTCTCAACTATTGCCACCTGTGCtgagggtggagagggacaTCTTCCCTGCTGCCACAAATaggccgcctcgctgcggGAGTGGGTATGTCGCAACGCCTTCGGCGACCCTCCCCAAGTTCTCCACCCCCACTTCTACTGCCGCTACGCCTGCTCGTCACGACAGCCTCAAAAAGTACGGCGTCACCATCACCGAGGACACCATCGGGAGGATGCGCTTCCCAGCCACGCACCAatccgtgctgctgcttcgcctgTTGCCGGTTCAGTGTTGGCGGTCCCTGCTTCATCGCAATGTCTGTTGGCCTAGGTACCGCGGATACTCACTTCAGGTGTCCAGCAGACGTTTGCGGTCGCCGGTGGTGACGAGAGGTGAGACCCACACAGCGGACACAGCGCGAGATCGCTCGATTGCGAAGTGGAATGAAGTTCGCAGCTCGTTGGcatctctccttctttcgcTGGATGTGGAGTCGATTGAGTGTCtcgtggcggaggcgatggggCCGATGGTGCTGTTGGTGGTGACGACGGAGCTACTACGCgtggtggcgcggcagcgcacctGCTCGGGCGACAACCTCACCACCTTACGCAAGGATGCAGAGGGCCTGACACGCGCCGTAGGCGCTACACTGCGAAGTACGCCGCACGCCGATGATTGCCAGCTCTCTAAAGCGGACAAAGGGCCAGCGAGCATCGCTGAGCCAAGTGGCGCAGCCAACGACACCCCCTCGCCCGCAGCGTTGACGTCGTATGAGGCGGTGCACTGTTATGCTTCTCCTGGGTCCGTGCTGACCGACGAGGCAGTGCAACCGTGGCTTAAGGCAGCTTGCAATGTGATCGATCAGCTGGCGAGTACGCGGCACACAGACTTCGTGGCGGTACTTGAGCGAGAggcggcgtggcagcggcgcgtgaCGGAGGCCTCCACGTATCAAGGCGGGGCAACAGAAGATATTCCCCTTGGCGTTTACAAACAGACGGCTGTTGAGGCTATGAAGGCAATGAGAGCAGTGGTAGGGGCTACCAGAGGTGGCGCTCCTGAAGACGCCGCGCCGGTACTTGACATTGGAGAGGATGGCTTGGCTGAGGTGAGCGACATCGGCGATAGTGGTGAGGGGCACGAGAGGGCCTCGCTTGGTGCTAGCGCAGGTGCAGCGGTGACAAGGGACGACCTGAGTGCCCTTgggagcagcggtggaggcggtgcgacGACGATGGGTTTCGTCGCTACGAAGACCACTGTGCAGGACAGCGGCGTGAACAGATGGCTTGGCGACTCAGACAAGGTGGCAGCACAGCCGCTCGTGCTTGACTGGAGGCCGATTGCCGAGTTTATGCGCGTAGTGCGTCAGGTGGATCCGGGCATCTCGCAACGGCAGGTGCGACTGGAGTGGTGGATGCGCCAGCCCGCGCTGGCGACGGGTGCACTAGTAGAGACGCCGGTCGCTCAGTCAGCATCACTCGCAGAGGCAGCCTTGGTGAGTCGTGTGGATGATGCACATGATGTGCTGCACAACGCTATTAGCGCCACcctgcagcacacacgccagcACTGGCAGGCAGCGGACAGAGTGGATGGTGTACAACCGTTGTTGGTGATGAACTTACGCGACGCACTGAACATTTACCCTTCGAATGAACAAAACGTCTGCAGTGGAGACGATAGCGCCGCCGGCGGGCAGCTGGCGATCCCGATGTGTGAggacggcgcagctgaagcagcgaGCCGTTTAGGCGCCTCCGCAGCCCAGGGCATCATTCGGGACTCCGTCGAGGTCGTAGAGCAAACTCGCTGGTTGGAGTATGGTGCTGACAGTAGCGTCTTCGttgacggcagcagcgatccCGCTACGTCCTTGAGTGGCTTCGCCacgacggtggtgctggggCTGGCCCGCCCCTGCTCTGCCCTCTCGGTGTCCTCCATTCATTCGGCCAGCACAACGAGTAGTGCAGCGACGGTCGACGAGCACAAGCGTCGGCGGCTTGTCCTGCTGCGTCGCGCCGGTGTGTTAGCTTCGGTGCAAGAGATGGAGCAGCGTTATCGCGCGCACAGGCTGAGCGGCGCGATGTGGCGTGACGGCACGGTGGCGTCGGAGGGCGCATGTGAGGCCAATTTTTGGCGCCAGaagtcgcagcagctgcagcgagagaTGCTCAGGTGTATCTTCGGTGGCGACGATAGCACGGCTGGCGCACTCCAGCGTTCGCATGCGTCGGACAGTGGCGTTGCTTCGAAGGACTCTGCAGGAGCGTCCGGGGAAGAAGTAGCATCTGCAGCAGGGCAATCTAGGATGAATAGATGCATGTCTTATCTGGAGCGCAGTGCTCGTCACCGACTCCAACTTCTCCGCTGCAAtgacctcgcgcagctgctgctgctgctgctgacgtcgGCGACATCGGCGGCATCGCCACCACAGGGTGCACAGGATGGAATGAAGGAGGACACGGATGTGTCGCCTTCGCTTCGTGGCCTACAAATACGAGTTGTGATGGACACGATGGCGGAGTTACTGCCGAGCGCCTCCACAGGCGAGCTGATGCAGGTGGCGCTCGCGCTTCTCAAGCTCTCCATCTCAGCAACAACGTTGACTggcaccgccagcaccgaCGTGACTAcgccacagctgctccacGAGGTGCATCTCGAGGCGCGGCGCCTGCTGGCAAACGTGGCAGTGCTCGTCGCGAATGACGTAGAGCGCTTCACTCTTCACGAGCTTCTCTGGCTCATCACGCGGCTGCACACTCCGTGCATTCGggcggcgccagcggtggcggtaccGCCTCATGCCCAGACGACTCAGCAGGGTGATAGCGAAGCGGCGGGGTGGAGAAAAACGCACCGGAGGCCTACGCACGACAGGCTGCTGGGAGATGAACCTCTCGATGTGTCGATGTCGTACGTGTCAGTGGCTGTCGCGCGCGCCATCCGTGTTGGCATCGAGGGCTCCAGCGCCCCTACAGGCGGTGAGCGAGGCGACAACGCTGACGCTGACGATGAGGATGACGATGGAACTGGTGGCTCTTGTGACGAGGCAGCTGCTCTTGACGGCGACGTGAGCGTCCACGCGCAGTCGGTGGCACCCGTGACAGTTGCTCAGTGGGTcaacgccgtcgccgccgcagagCGGTTGCAAGGGAGGTCACATTTATGCCTCGTGCTGCGGCTGGTGGAGCGCTCGGcggtgtga